A window of Quercus robur chromosome 12, dhQueRobu3.1, whole genome shotgun sequence genomic DNA:
taaaaaatcaccaaattctTATCACCATAAGAAAACTCAATCCCTAAATCAACCAAGACACAAACCAACAAAGAATCAAaccaaaagataaataaatatataaaaaagacaaaaaatagaacaaaaaaagaagagagaatgacGCTGATGTGATTCCTATcctatggtggtggtggagttCGTGGGTCTCAGCCAAATGTTCCCTTAACGTTTGGCACACAAAcctaaacacaaaagaaaattcaaacccaaacaGAAACACAAATGTAAACTTTCTCTTCCATGGCTATGGAGCACCAAAAACTAACGCTAGTGGCACTCAATCAAAGTTGTCAACAAGCAACAACAACATCAGTGGTGAAGCGAAGCTTGAAAATCCCTAGCCAACTGTCTCCATGGCTACTAATTTGAAAAGAGAGTGCAAGATTGTAGTGGCAAAACATGAGTTTCGGCCATGGCTAAAGCTTGAGAGAAGGAGTCTTCAGCTACCATGGGTGAGAGAGAgcatgagagagagggagaatcAGAaaggtttgagagagagaagagaatggTTTGAAAGAATCATAGAGGTATGAGAGAGTAGAAAGGTTGAGAATAAGTAATGGTGACTTACGattttaaggactaaattgTGTTGAGGGACCAAATTGTTCacttttgaaaagttttggactTGATTAACATTAGCCTAAATCTTAGAGTAGTTTACtgaaatttacccaaaatattaatataatgcAACTAAAACCaaccttaaaaataatttatatgaaaattatatttatatgcacAATCACTTTATCCAAATAAGAGTGCAACaactaaaaaaagtaataaaagttataagctaaataataatatccaTTACCACCAACCCATTAGTTTTATATAGGAGCCAATCCACGAATTTATCTAATTACATATTCACATAAGTAATTAGAAATACTGAAATGTCAGACACTTGAAAGTTGCTTTTGTGtgatttttaaaagtttagtaACGTTTCCCCCAAAGTTTTGAGGTATATCGTGGTCACTTGgaatatttttgtcattttgttagttttatgGTTTATTCAATCATATTTGAGGTTTTGAAGGTATTTTGgagatttcaagattattataattatttttgtaagtttGGAGTATTTTTTGATGGTTTCAATTTAATTCTCATTTATTCCCCCCTAGAACCAATGAGTTTTTGATATAATGTCTATGAACCAAAGTGGGTAGATAAAAGTTAAATATCACTGTTTATTAAGGGTGGCAAAATAAACTCAAACCCATTTACCCACCTAAACtcatcaattttaattaaactcaAACCCATCCAATTATTAATTGGATTAAATGGACATCATCCCAATTAGATCAAGTGATTATTAGGTTTTAACTAAACACACCCTCTCCCATTAAACTTAATATATCCAAAAACAATATACCCAAATTTAATTCAACCTTCcccataatttataaaaaaaaaaaaaaaacccagcccGTTTCAGTGTTTCTTTTCAAACCTAgccatcatcttcttctctctACTCAAACCCTAgcctctctctttccctcactcTCTGTGCTTCTCTTTGAGCACGAAATCCACAACGTCGTTTTCAGCTTCCGGTCACGGAAAGTCGCCGGTGGAGATTCGGACGTGGCAGGTAGCGAGCAAGTGCTTCCTCTAGAGCTAGATGAAGACAACGACGGTTTCATAGTAGCCGAGAATCTGAGCTTCGGGTTTCCTTCTGCCGATCAGAGAAGACACAGTAGCTTCGTTAGAGAAGAGAGGGAGTGGGTAACGGTGCCAAGAAAAAGCGTCGACGTTCCGTCAGTAACGGCGCCGCCGCGAAGGCCGGTTTCGACGGTGGCTCCGCTTTTTCTTGTATGGCTTTCATGATTTTTTAGGgcttttctgtatttttttaatttttagtagaTTTTAACTGTTTGCTAGGTGAGAAAGTGTGGGAAAGTATAAgaaatttgtttaatattttggtcattttttaagattttagattATTTAGGTCATTTTCATTgtaattgggtgggttgagATTTACTCATAATAAGGTGATAACTATAAACTTAGCTGCCTTTAATCCCAAACTCTAAACTCTCGCcctcatcaataaaaaaaacgTTCGTTGTCTCGTTTCTACACTCTCCAGCCATCTCCTATGGCTCCAGTTTTTGTTTTCGAAACTTCTAGCGACGAAGAACACGATAATTTTCaaccagaagaagaagaagaagaagaagacgaagataAAGAAGAACAGCTATTGAATAAGAAGACAGAATCTCCATGGGACTTTGCTCCCTACTACGAATCAGTAGCTGAGGAACATGCCCGTAAAAGTACAACCTCCATCGATTTCAAAATCACCAAAGCACTCCAAAATCGCACTATTCCTATCATTCCCAACTACGATGACTCTGAATCCGATTCCAACAAACAAGAAGTTAGTaccaattttctctctcttttaatccCTAAATTTGATAAATCTGTTATATCAACTTGACTTTCTCTGTGCTTGTGCATTTAGGAAGAGGATAGGATTGAAGATGAGGATAAAGAGACTGGTGATGCCGTCGACGTTAAATCGTTCTATGTGCCTTCTGACAGAGCTTCGTTCAGTGCCATTTCATTCATTGAGCTGAATTTATCGCGTCCTTTGCTTCGTGCTTGCGAGGCTTTGGGGTATAGTAAGCCTACACCAATTCAGGTTTCTTTTTAATCAGTTATTCCATTTCTTATTTCTTCATATGCGTTTGTATGTATGCTATTTAGGTTTGCTGAATTTTACGGTTTTGATGATTGTAGTCGGCGGTTATACCGTTAGCAATGAATGGGAGTGATATATGTGGGAGTGCTGTTACTGGTTCCGGGAAggtaaatttttctttcaatgcCATGATTTGCATAGGatgaaattttaatacaaatacAAACTCGTCGAGTGAAATTTGATGTTAGTATATAGTTCAATTGAAGTTATGGTTTAACAATTGTTCCATTATGCAGACGGCTGCCTTTGCGTTGCCTACTTTGGAGAGATTACTGTTTCGTCCAAAACGTGTGCTAGCGATAAGGGTTCTTATTCTTACCCCAACCAGAGAGTTGGCAGTTCAGTAAGTGTTATTTTGTCCTATTTGttattcatttttcatataGCAAGCTATTTTATAAGAGAACTTGTAGTCTTGTTGTTTCCATTTTGGTCATGCTTTTAAGTATGAATAATCCATTATATAGATGTTCCaattttatgctttgctttttAAGTATGCATAATAGCAGAAGGTTTTGAAAGTGAAGTTTGTTGAGTATAGTGTTGTGTGTACTTGGTTGTCATGCTAGGAAAtcttgataatatatatatatatatatatatatattttttttttctcgtttCTAGTGACTTGTTTCTTGTAGTTATGTGCATAAATGGTGTATGAAGTTCAGTTTGGCTGTGGCAGCTTTAGATTGTGTCTCCAAATCATCCATTTGGTTACTATTGggaccaaattttttattttttatttctaaaaatgagaggcaatttttaattttaaattcttttatgCTAATGatgtaatattaattaataaacctgAAACAGTGGTTTACATTAGACTGTGAACTGGTGATTTGTAAGCTAAAGGGTTAGTGGGTTTAGAATTAGGATGAATTATATCATGTCaagtttaattttaataattgtaATAGTAGATGCCAGAGAGCTCTAGTTCAAATGGCCCTTTCTTCTCTTGTAAGAGTAAGGTGGATGATGAGGTTCCAAGTTCAAGACCTAGCTAATGTTTGtgcaagttaaaaaaaaaaaaaattgtaatagtaGGCATGAGGAATAACAGAAATGGACGTTTAGAGATACCCAATGGTAgcatttttctatgtttttgtaTGCATGTTCATGTTGTGTTTTTTACCTTTGAAGTTTTGGATGCGCTAAATCCTTGCTTAAAATCAACTTGTACTTGCATTTTTGTGAAGAGATTTATCTACTTATGCAGTGTATTAAATTATTCCTggtaatttcttttgtttgagAAGTAATGGTCAATGTTTGTGGTTCATATTTTTTTgcctcaaatttatttttatgattatgaAACAACGTTTGAATTATGAATTCTGAGACACCACTTTACATCTCAAGTCCAAGTTAGATAACATTTTCCATTACAAGGCCCATGGGTCAGTCTCATACAAGCCTGAGGGAAAATTTTCTCTGGAAAATATTATCTTATCTGGTTTGTCAAAGAGActgaaaaaaaggagaagaaaattgaCCTTTTTGCTTACCTGGTTTGGTTCTGATCTTTAATTtataatcaatcaaattttgatGTCATCGTGCAGGGTTCACAGTATGATAGAGAAACTTGCTCAATTTACTGACATCAGATGTTGCCTGGTTGTTGGTGGGCTTTCGACAAAGGTTTGATCATGAATCTCATTAATGTTTTGATTTATGAACACCTGGTATGAGGTGTCCCTGCACCCACAGTGCTTTCAGTAaatcccttttttctttttgtcttttgttattttgttcaactcatttgaaattaaatctattcaacaaatgaaaaattagTCTAAGGTTATTTATATGTAGATTTCAATAAATTGAAATTCAGGCctttttgaaattaataaagaagaatatgggttttaagattattgttttgtttttgaacttcaCGAAATAGTGGTATGCTACAAATAACTTCCAGGGCTAAAAAGATTATCTCTGTTTACTGTTCCAGTTATACTTAAAATTAGTCAACTTAGCTAGTTTGCATCTTTACCTAAAAGGAAAATCTCAATCTTAAACATAAATACAAGGTTGTGGTTAAAATCCCAATGTGTGTCACCATTTAGAACAATTTATTAACTGATAATAAAAAGGGGGGATGTATTGTACTTGATAGCTTATCTGTTTCCACCGGGAATATTGAAGTGATGTCTTTCTATATTAGGTGCAAGAGGCAGCCTTGAGATCAATGCCTGATATTGTTGTGGCCACTCCAGGACGCATGATAGATCATTTACGCAATTCTGTGTCTGTGGATTTGGAAGATCTTGCGGTACTAATCCTTGATGAGGCTGATCGCCTTCTGGAGCTTGGATTTAGTGCTGAAATTCGTGAGCTGGTATCTTTTTGTCCTTTTTAACTCAAAAGGTTCAAATATagaataaacttttttttttacttatcaaaaaaaaaaaaaaaaaagaataaactgttttatttttttttgtatgttctGATTTGTTTAACATAAGTTCTCATTTATAATTCATTAACAGGTCCGTCTATGTCCGAAAAGAAGGCAGACCATGCTATTTTCAGCTACAATGACCGAGGAAGTTGATGAGCTTATCAAGCTTTCTCTGACCAAACCCTCGCGCCTCTCAGCGGACCCATCCAAAACACTGCCACAAACTTTGACTCAGGAGTAATTCTTTAATAAATTCTTGCTCCACTTAAGATGAAtctaattatatgtttatttatgcTTATATACTTTTTTAGTTAAGATGAATCTCAAGCAGAGGCCTATGTTGAACAGAAGATATTGTATTAATCATCATCTATAGTTTTTATGGCAGCCTTATCCTACATTTCCTTCTAATTCATAAAGGACTATGACTTTGTCATGTAGGGTGGTTAGGATACGCCGGATGCGTGAAGTAAATCAGGAAGCAGTTCTTCTTGCATTGTGCTCAAAGACTTTTACTTCCAAAGTTATCATCTTCAGGTTCTTACTACTGCTATGTGCAGTTAACATTCATTTTCTTGTATGAATGGTGACTTTGTTTGTTGTTTATAATATATCTTAGTAGGCAATCTTGATGTTGGCATAAATGCATATAAAGCAGCATCCTGATATTTACTAAAATATTGttgtgaaaatgaaaatatttttattgtggGGGAGATGTTGATATTATGCAGAAATGTGaccctattttaaaatatgggagggtgaaaaatagaaaaagaaaaagaaggatcCTGTTCTAAATTTGTGGTCTACCAAAACTTAACATCATTTGGATTTTCTAGGGATTTCACATTTTGAGTAAAACCTTTTTCCATGTGACAGTCTGGTGGGTGGGATGTCATGAATCCTTTTTCCTAATTACAGTCAATTAAAAGTCTTGTATTGAGTACATACAATCTATCATACCAGTGCTCCTAagcttcaaaaaaagaaaaaaagaaagtaccAGAGGCTTATCAATTACATCAACGTGAAATGTTAAGTGTTTTGGATCAATTGATTTTTCTTGAGTTGTTAATGAATTTCTATTGGTATTTGCAGCGGAACAAAACAGGCTGCACATAGGTTTAAGATTCTATTTGGATTAGCTGGCCTTAAAGCTACTGAGCTTCATGGAAATCTTACCCAAATCCAGCGCCTTGATGTGGGTAGCCTCTATAAATTGCCATTTTGTTTTTATCCAAATTAATTACATTACTCTTTAGTGAAGATAACCATCCTATTTTCTTATGGTGCTAAAATCTTACCCAAATCCAGCGCCTTGATGTGGGTAGCTTCTATAAATTGCCATTTTGTTTTTATCCAAATTAATTACATTACTCTTTAGTGAAGATAACCATCCTATTTTCTTATGgtactaaaattttgaagtcCGTTGGAGAATGCTTTTCCTTGCTTGCTTTTATGAGCTTTTGATCTTTTCGGTTTTGTGAATTTTACTTATTGTTGTTTGTGTAGGCTTTGGAACTTTTCAGAAAGCAGCAAGTCGACTTTTTGATTGCAACTGATGTAGCTGCTCGTGTGAGAACAAATTCTCAAACTTATTTATCTTCTTCTCTCTAAGCACTCTCATGCTACCATGATTTTTTACTTAAATCATGCCTCTATATTCAACTGTAGTAACCTATCTCCCCTCCCTCATCTGCTCAgcctttttttggggttttttggggggggggggggggggtggggttggGGGGAGTGTGTTGAGTTAAGGAAAAAGTTGAGCTACAACTCGGTTTGGAGGAGATTCCTCCAACTGCTAAGTGGCAGCATTATAAAGTGAAACATTTCCTGGTCATGTGAGATGCACATGACCAGTTTAACAGTTAAGTTTAACATTAAAAGTTCCCACCCATTAactcaaatctctctctctctctccaaactccAGTACCCAAgacccttctctctctcctccataaCCTCCACCACCCTATGCTCTCTTTGCTGGTCACCCCTGCTTGGAATGTTGAATAAAAGGGATGAGTACTTGGGGCTATCCATGGAtagtgatgaagatgatgaagcTGGGTTTTGATCTGGTAGCCTAAGTGGGGATAATTGTCTAGAGAAATCTTCAGGAAACCAGCTTCTCAATTCCTATTCGATATTAATCTACAAAATATGATAAACTTGTGTGAAGAAAAGAAGTGCCCCtttaattcaagaaaaaaacgTTATGGAAAATGTGATAATAATGGGGTTTCTTACCTCAGCAGGTGCTTTGACAAGCCCATCTCAATCTCTCCACTCTTGCATCCCATTAAAATTCCAGTCTGAAAGCAATAATCTCAATTCCATTGAAACTTTCATTGAGTTTCTAATGCCTTACCCTCTGAGATCATTTGGTAACAACTGAGTGCATTTGGGGCGACTTGCTTGGATACGTGCACTAGCTCTCAAATAATTTAAGCTTTTAAAGGATGCAATTGATCTCTTCAACGTGCCTTGCCAGCCTAAATTGGCTCTCACCAGGTATAAACTACCTGGTGACTAAGGTAAAAACTGATGGGGTTGATGTGATGATGGCAGGTTTTGGGGGAGGAACTGACATAGAGAGAAATTTGAATTAACCGCGTGTTTGTCAATTTGACTGTTAAACTGGTGCCACTTTATAATGTTGCCACCTTTACTCCAAACTGGGTTGTAGCTAAACATTGTTCTTAAGTTAATGGATGAATTTCTAAGTCCTTtacatttcttcttttcttttcctctgctCATGCGTTTTTTAGGCATAAATAGAAGATTCCAGAGGTACAAAAAAGCTGGATAATATTGAACTGTTTCGTTATTTGACTATATTTTCTGATCGTCTTTTGTAGGGACTTGATATCATAGGTGTTCAAACAGTTATAAATTATGAATGTCCTCGGGAATATAAAAGGTAGGTTAAACTTTCTTGATGTTGCCAGATGGTGATATGCACGTGATGGCATGAGGCTCACTTTCTGCATACTgatgaaatcattttttttttttggggggggtgggggtccTTTGTGCAGCTATATTCATCGTGTTGGTCGTACAGCAAGAGCTGGTAGGGAAGGATATGCTGTTACATTTGTTACAGATAATGACCGATCTCTTTTGAAAGACATTGTAAGCATCATTTTCTTCCTCATATCATATTAGGGTTCTTATAATCTTTTGAAATTTGTTTCATTCGTTCTTTAGATTTAAGTAGGACAATACTTTAGTATTTACAATACTAACAATGAGGTGGACTCATAATTATCTGGtaaatttattagaaaattctctttcattttttattgttctttttctcttcatcATTCTTTTGATATTATCTTCAATTCATATTAATCAACATTTCTACTTCATACGAAATCTTACCACAAACgttgtcttgttttgtttttaattttataaataattttctttattataaatcTTGCTCCTTGATAATACTCCagcttcaaatttctcaattttataaattgaccTTGCTTTTAATCTTATTTTGGCTCAACTATTTGATAATCTACAAACTTTGTATGTAAAACTCCAATCTGAAAATCCACATTAGAAGTTTTGCGCTTCATAGTTTCTTTTAtatcaattacaaaattattctAAAACAGATGTCCCTTTTTGAGAATTACATTGATGCTTCTCCCATACAACAACaattgaggaaaaaagaagGCAATAAGAAATTGATGCTTCTGACAAATCCTCAATAAGATTTACCTTAGTGATGATTTCAATTTGATAGGCTAAAAAAGCTGGTTCCAAGCTGAGAAGTCGAACTGTTGCAGAGCAATCAATAACCAAGTGGTCTGAGATAATTGAGCAAATGGAAGATCAAGTGGCTGAGATTCTTGAAGAAGAGAGGTCTtagtatattcattataaaaattttcatcttaTTG
This region includes:
- the LOC126709894 gene encoding DEAD-box ATP-dependent RNA helicase 28-like, with product MAPVFVFETSSDEEHDNFQPEEEEEEEDEDKEEQLLNKKTESPWDFAPYYESVAEEHARKSTTSIDFKITKALQNRTIPIIPNYDDSESDSNKQEEEDRIEDEDKETGDAVDVKSFYVPSDRASFSAISFIELNLSRPLLRACEALGYSKPTPIQSAVIPLAMNGSDICGSAVTGSGKTAAFALPTLERLLFRPKRVLAIRVLILTPTRELAVQVHSMIEKLAQFTDIRCCLVVGGLSTKVQEAALRSMPDIVVATPGRMIDHLRNSVSVDLEDLAVLILDEADRLLELGFSAEIRELVRLCPKRRQTMLFSATMTEEVDELIKLSLTKPSRLSADPSKTLPQTLTQEVVRIRRMREVNQEAVLLALCSKTFTSKVIIFSGTKQAAHRFKILFGLAGLKATELHGNLTQIQRLDALELFRKQQVDFLIATDVAARGLDIIGVQTVINYECPREYKSYIHRVGRTARAGREGYAVTFVTDNDRSLLKDIAKKAGSKLRSRTVAEQSITKWSEIIEQMEDQVAEILEEEREERTLRKAEMEVSRAENLIAYREEIYSRPKKTWFVTEKEKRLVAKASKAPVEKETNSGKAVISAQEAEDLKMKEKRKRKHEKNLPRKKRRKLEAAREILEDENQMKKLEGNDKNKNEKTGLSLVELGYRRAKAVKAVKKALDTGKIVKNTKKSERPNQRQQSRTREMQELFQSDMSEKKQKRNSVPGKKKSKHSFKSKSRYKRK